In Sphingomicrobium sediminis, the genomic window CCGAGGCGAAATTGCTCTCCAAGCCTTTCCACCTGAAGGACCTGGTCAGCGAGGTCGACCGCATGTTCCAGACTGAAGACCAGCACGGGCGTCTTTAAGAGTCGATTTTTCCGATTTTGGGGGTTGGCAAGCTTGGCCTAGCGCCTTAAACGGCGCCTCCAGCATGGGCGTGTAGCTCAGTGGTAGAGCACTATGTTGACATCGTAGGGGTCGCAAGTTCAATCCTTGCCACGCCCACCATGCTCCCCCCGATGTCCCCGAAAAATCAATCACTTCCCTAGTGGGCGGCACTTTGTGGCCGGCTCGATCATTGTGATGAAAAATCCCGCAAGGCCAGACACTTGACCGGCCTTTCGATGTGATTATGTCACATGCATGGAGAGAGGGAAGGATTTCATCATGAGCGATCAAGCGCTCGATACGGCCAGCGCGATCATCGACGCGGCCCGCGCCAATCCGGAGAAGCGACCGACCATTGCCGGCTTCTTCGACGAAGGCACCAACACGATCAGCTATGTCGTCCATGACGCGGCTACCAAGAAGGCTGCGATCATCGACAGCGTTCTCGATTATGACGCCGCCTCGGGCCGCACCGCGACCCGCTCGGCCGGGCTCATCAAGGATTATGTCGAGGAAAACGGCCTCGAGGTGCAATGGGTGATGGAAACCCATGCCCATGCCGACCATATCTCGGCCGCGCCGTTGCTCCAGCAGCAGCTGGGCGGGAAGCTCGCGATCGGCAAGGACATCATCCGCGTCCAGGACGTGTTCGGGAAGATTTTCAACGCCGGCACCGACTTCGAACGCGACGGCTCGCAGTTCGACCATCTGTTCAAAGAGGGCGAGCGTTTTAGCATCGGCAATCTCGAAGCCATCGCGCTCCATGTGCCCGGCCATACGCCTGCCGACATGGCCTACGTCATCGGCGATACCGTCTTCGTCGGGGACACGATGTTCATGCCTGACTTCGGCACCGCACGGACCGATTTTCCGGGCGGCGATGCGCGCGACCTCTATCGCTCGATCCGCCGCCTGCTCGAGCTGCCGCGTGAAACGCGCATTTTCCTGTGCCACGACTACAAGGCGCCGGGACGCGACGATTATGCCTGGGAGACCACGGTAGGCCAGCAGCGTGACGAGAATGTCCATGTGAAGGACGGCGTGAGCGAAGACGAATTTGTCGAGATGCGCACAACGCGTGACAAGACGCTGGCCATGCCGGAGCTCATCATGCCGTCGGTCCAGGTCAATATTCGCGGCGGGCGCCTGCCCGAGCCCGAGGATAATGGCGTGTCTTACATTAAGATCCCGATCAACACGCTTTAGGGGCGCATATGACCATCCCAGGATTTCCTGACGCCATGCCCGTCGAGGGCTTTATCGGCGGCCTGCTCATCGGGCTTGCCGCCGCGATCATGCTGCTCGGCATCGGCCGTATCGCGGGCGTGAGCGGCATTGCTGCGCGCGCGACCGGTCTTAGCGAAGGCGGCCCCCCGCGCGGTCTCGCCATCATCTTCCTCATCGGGCTGATGATCGGCCCATTCATCGCGGCCGCGATCAACGGCCCCATCGAAGCGACCTTCCCGCCGCAGGCTTGGGCCATGGTCGCAGGCGGCCTTCTGGTTGGCTTTGGCACACGGCTCGGATCGGGCTGTACGTCGGGGCATGGCGTGTGCGGCATGAGCCGCCTGTCGCGCCGCTCGATCAGCGCGACGCTAACCTTCATCGGCAGCGGGGTCGTGACCGTCGCCATCGTCAACGCGCTGGGGGGAGGCTGGTCATGAAGCAGCAAGTCCTGACCCTCGTCGCCGGCAGCCTCTTCGGCGCTGGTCTCGCCATTTCGGGCATGATGGACCCGCTCCGCGTGCGCGGCTTCCTCGACCTGTTCGGCAATTGGGACCCGACGCTGGCCTTCGTGATGGGCGGTGCGCTGCTTGTCATGGCCGTGGCTTGGCTGATCCAGCGTCGCCTCGAAAAGCCTTATGCCGATGACAGCTTCCATTTGCCCGGTACGCAGCAACTCGATCGCAAGCTGCTTGGTGGTGCGGCGCTATTCGGGATCGGCTGGGGTCTATCGGGCCTCTGCCCGGGGCCTGCGGTAGCCTCGATTGGCGTGAACTTCGCGCAGGTTGCGCTGTTCATCGGCGCCTTGTTCGCCGGCATGTTGCTGCACCGGCTGTTGCCAGAGAAAGGCTAGCTAGTCGCTTTCTCGGTCAGGAGCCGTTCGAGACCCGCGAGCAATTGCTGGTCGTTGAACGGTTTTTGCAGGCGCGGGCGCGTCTGCCATTCGTCGGGCATCGACCAGTTGGCGTAGCCCGACGTGATGATGAAGGGGATGTCGCGTTCTTTCAGGATGGAAAGCACCGAAAACGCCTTCTCGCCGCGAATATTGAGATCGACGATCGCGGCATCGACCTGTTCGCGGGTGGCAAGGTCGGTGGCAGCGGCCATGTCATAGGCTGGCCCAACGACGAAATAGCCCTCGTCGCGCAGCAAATCTTCCGTATGCAGCGACACGACCGGGCTATCCTCGATCACGAGGATGCGCGCATCCTTCTCGCCCCTGTTTTCCGACATTCAATACTCCCCACGTAACCGAGCCCGCGCCTACGTCGCGCCGACATTTGAGCATCAATGATGCAGGGCACCATAACGTTCCCGATATGATGCCGGTTTTTTAGCGTGCGCAGCCGATGCAATGGGTGACGCTGGGGTCGTGGGCGAGGCGCTTTTCGGCGATTTCCTCGCCGCACTCGGCGCAATAGCCCCATTCGCCCTCGTCGATCCGCTTGAGCGCGGCATCGATACGGGCGCGTTCGGCGGCGCGGCGCTGTTCGAGTGCCTTGGCCATGGCCTGCACCTGCATCGCGTCCATGCGCGACAGGCGTCCGACGCTTTCCTGGTCAAGCGTGACG contains:
- a CDS encoding YeeE/YedE family protein → MTIPGFPDAMPVEGFIGGLLIGLAAAIMLLGIGRIAGVSGIAARATGLSEGGPPRGLAIIFLIGLMIGPFIAAAINGPIEATFPPQAWAMVAGGLLVGFGTRLGSGCTSGHGVCGMSRLSRRSISATLTFIGSGVVTVAIVNALGGGWS
- a CDS encoding DUF6691 family protein, with the translated sequence MKQQVLTLVAGSLFGAGLAISGMMDPLRVRGFLDLFGNWDPTLAFVMGGALLVMAVAWLIQRRLEKPYADDSFHLPGTQQLDRKLLGGAALFGIGWGLSGLCPGPAVASIGVNFAQVALFIGALFAGMLLHRLLPEKG
- a CDS encoding response regulator — its product is MSENRGEKDARILVIEDSPVVSLHTEDLLRDEGYFVVGPAYDMAAATDLATREQVDAAIVDLNIRGEKAFSVLSILKERDIPFIITSGYANWSMPDEWQTRPRLQKPFNDQQLLAGLERLLTEKATS
- a CDS encoding TraR/DksA family transcriptional regulator, with the protein product MTKEEARKALLERRAALIEEDRLDEDGRKPVTLDQESVGRLSRMDAMQVQAMAKALEQRRAAERARIDAALKRIDEGEWGYCAECGEEIAEKRLAHDPSVTHCIGCAR
- a CDS encoding MBL fold metallo-hydrolase, which codes for MSDQALDTASAIIDAARANPEKRPTIAGFFDEGTNTISYVVHDAATKKAAIIDSVLDYDAASGRTATRSAGLIKDYVEENGLEVQWVMETHAHADHISAAPLLQQQLGGKLAIGKDIIRVQDVFGKIFNAGTDFERDGSQFDHLFKEGERFSIGNLEAIALHVPGHTPADMAYVIGDTVFVGDTMFMPDFGTARTDFPGGDARDLYRSIRRLLELPRETRIFLCHDYKAPGRDDYAWETTVGQQRDENVHVKDGVSEDEFVEMRTTRDKTLAMPELIMPSVQVNIRGGRLPEPEDNGVSYIKIPINTL